One segment of Haloplanus natans DSM 17983 DNA contains the following:
- a CDS encoding type IV toxin-antitoxin system AbiEi family antitoxin domain-containing protein, translating into MVLWDDRLLELARSEGHISPKTAEDSGYVHISNAQISRRLSKLADHGLLNRLPNGVYTITQEGQAYLDEELNAEELTDKSENGNGKAQA; encoded by the coding sequence ATGGTACTATGGGATGACCGTCTATTGGAACTCGCCCGTTCGGAGGGGCATATATCTCCAAAAACAGCCGAAGACAGTGGCTACGTGCATATTAGCAACGCTCAGATTTCTCGCCGGCTTTCCAAACTCGCCGACCACGGCCTCCTCAACCGTCTACCGAACGGAGTCTATACGATCACACAAGAGGGTCAAGCCTACCTGGATGAAGAGCTGAACGCTGAGGAACTCACCGACAAGAGCGAAAACGGGAACGGGAAGGCTCAGGCGTAG
- a CDS encoding tyrosine-type recombinase/integrase, whose product MSDGPTDLSPREAAKRYLDRRRRELTDESVDSYYYRLKLWWEWCEREGITSVQNLTGWTFELYEGYRSGLGVATSTLHGEMETLQQLVEYLERIGAVEEGLAEKVNVPEVPEDEKSRDTKLETGRAIGLIKHYRESSELYGTRFHALLELAWHTAARLGALRALDLRDYHPGEGFVEFVHRAETSTPLKNKLKGERTVALREPVCETLNAYIRHHRRDAHDDAGREPLFASFQGNRPSTGTLRTWMYRATQPCMRGSCPHGMNPATCDYRSHNQASQCPSVRAPHHVRTGSLTWHRDRGVPKEVTAERANASTRVIDRYYDKATQRERMELRRRPHLDKLSLDDDIDSETDE is encoded by the coding sequence ATGAGCGACGGACCGACCGACCTTTCGCCCCGTGAGGCGGCGAAGCGGTATCTGGACCGGCGCCGTCGGGAGCTCACCGACGAGTCCGTGGACTCGTACTACTATCGGCTGAAACTCTGGTGGGAATGGTGTGAGCGGGAGGGGATCACCTCCGTCCAGAATCTGACCGGCTGGACGTTCGAGCTGTACGAAGGCTACCGCTCCGGACTCGGTGTCGCTACGAGTACGCTCCACGGGGAAATGGAGACGCTCCAGCAGCTCGTGGAGTACCTCGAGCGGATCGGCGCCGTGGAGGAAGGGCTCGCCGAGAAGGTGAACGTTCCCGAGGTGCCGGAAGACGAGAAGTCACGGGATACGAAGCTCGAGACGGGCCGGGCAATCGGCCTGATCAAACACTACCGGGAGAGCTCGGAACTCTACGGAACGCGGTTCCACGCGCTCCTCGAGCTGGCGTGGCACACGGCCGCCCGCTTGGGCGCGCTTCGCGCGCTTGATCTACGCGATTACCATCCCGGTGAGGGATTTGTGGAGTTCGTCCACCGAGCAGAGACGAGTACGCCACTCAAAAACAAGCTGAAAGGCGAGCGGACTGTCGCTCTCCGGGAGCCGGTCTGTGAGACGCTGAACGCGTACATCCGGCACCACCGTCGGGACGCACACGACGACGCCGGTCGTGAACCGCTGTTCGCCTCGTTTCAGGGGAACCGCCCATCTACGGGTACGCTTCGGACGTGGATGTACCGGGCCACTCAGCCATGTATGCGCGGCTCCTGCCCTCACGGGATGAATCCGGCCACCTGCGACTATCGATCTCATAATCAAGCGAGCCAGTGCCCGTCCGTCCGAGCACCTCACCACGTCCGGACTGGCTCGCTGACGTGGCACCGAGATCGTGGTGTCCCGAAGGAAGTCACCGCCGAGCGAGCGAACGCGTCCACTCGCGTGATCGACCGATACTACGACAAAGCGACTCAGCGCGAGCGGATGGAACTGCGCCGACGACCGCACCTGGACAAACTATCACTTGACGATGATATCGATTCGGAAACGGATGAGTAG
- a CDS encoding alpha/beta fold hydrolase translates to MRSRTVTGGGGVEIHVEEHGPRDAHPILLIHGFSQSRLAWTPQFESTLADDYRLVAMDCRGHGSSGTPADPDAYRDSALWADDVRAVVEGLDAPTLVGWSYGGLVVSDYLATHGDDAVSGVVLVDGITEKGTADADRFAGERFVALDPGFRSTDAAESVAALDAFVDLCVACALDDADRYRMLGYNVAVPPFVRAAMQDRTVEHETALAAIETTVLLLHGTADAVVRPAAARKHADLFPNATLELYDGVGHSPFFETPDRFEADLRAFVE, encoded by the coding sequence ATGCGATCACGAACGGTCACCGGCGGCGGTGGGGTCGAGATTCACGTCGAGGAGCACGGGCCGCGGGACGCCCACCCGATCCTCCTGATCCACGGCTTCTCGCAGTCCCGTCTCGCGTGGACGCCCCAGTTCGAGTCGACACTCGCCGACGACTACCGCCTCGTCGCCATGGACTGTCGGGGCCACGGGTCGTCGGGGACGCCGGCCGACCCGGACGCCTACCGCGATTCGGCCCTCTGGGCCGACGACGTGCGCGCCGTCGTAGAGGGGTTGGACGCCCCCACCCTCGTCGGCTGGTCGTATGGCGGCCTCGTCGTCTCGGATTACCTCGCCACCCACGGCGACGACGCGGTTTCGGGCGTCGTCCTCGTCGACGGTATCACGGAGAAGGGGACCGCCGACGCCGATCGGTTCGCGGGCGAGCGGTTCGTCGCCCTCGATCCGGGCTTCCGGTCGACCGACGCCGCGGAGAGCGTCGCCGCCCTCGACGCCTTCGTCGACCTCTGTGTCGCGTGTGCTCTCGACGACGCGGATCGGTACCGGATGCTCGGCTACAACGTCGCCGTCCCGCCGTTCGTCCGCGCGGCGATGCAGGACCGGACGGTCGAACACGAGACGGCCCTGGCCGCAATCGAGACGACGGTCCTGTTGCTTCACGGCACGGCCGACGCTGTAGTCCGACCGGCCGCGGCACGAAAGCACGCCGACCTGTTCCCGAACGCGACGCTCGAACTGTACGATGGCGTCGGTCACTCGCCGTTTTTCGAGACACCGGATCGATTCGAGGCGGACCTGCGCGCGTTCGTCGAGTAG
- a CDS encoding phosphotransferase family protein — MTESTFTPEAAIAHLRARGVVPPDADATARSLGGGVSNHVHQVTWDDDCLVVKRPLPNLAVDDDWPADVDRVHNEAAAIRTYGAVLDDAGVAARVPRVVSETGDPDHVVAIECAPDGAGMWKAELLDGRVDAGVAAVVGEVLGVVHDATATDDAVRERFASKRPFDQLRVDPYHRTTAERNPDVADAIHDEIRRLLDTSRTLVHGDYSPKNVLVDRANGTTPWILDFEVAHWGDPAFDTAFMLNHLYIKSIHNHAQHDAYADAADRFWTAYDAAVGWDIERETVAELAVLMLARVDGKSPVEYVDGTVANALRRVAKRTLRGDAETLAAFAGLAREEAAAL, encoded by the coding sequence ATGACCGAATCCACCTTCACACCGGAGGCGGCAATCGCCCACCTCCGGGCACGAGGTGTCGTCCCGCCCGACGCAGACGCGACCGCCCGATCGCTCGGCGGCGGCGTCTCGAATCACGTCCATCAGGTCACCTGGGACGACGACTGCCTCGTCGTGAAGCGTCCGCTCCCGAACCTCGCCGTCGACGACGACTGGCCGGCCGATGTGGACCGCGTCCACAACGAAGCCGCGGCCATCCGTACCTACGGCGCCGTCCTCGACGACGCGGGCGTCGCGGCGCGTGTCCCCCGAGTCGTCAGCGAGACGGGCGACCCGGACCACGTCGTCGCCATCGAGTGTGCACCCGACGGGGCGGGAATGTGGAAGGCCGAACTGCTCGACGGCCGCGTCGACGCCGGCGTTGCGGCCGTCGTCGGCGAGGTACTCGGTGTCGTCCACGACGCCACGGCGACCGACGACGCGGTCCGGGAGCGCTTCGCCAGCAAGCGCCCTTTCGACCAGTTGCGCGTCGACCCCTACCACCGAACGACTGCGGAGCGCAACCCGGACGTGGCCGACGCCATCCACGACGAAATCCGGCGTCTGCTGGACACCTCGCGGACGCTCGTCCACGGCGACTACAGTCCGAAGAACGTCCTCGTCGACCGGGCAAACGGCACGACGCCGTGGATTCTCGACTTCGAGGTGGCCCACTGGGGCGACCCGGCCTTCGACACCGCGTTCATGCTCAACCACCTGTATATCAAGTCCATCCACAACCACGCACAGCACGACGCCTACGCGGACGCCGCCGACCGGTTCTGGACGGCCTACGACGCCGCCGTCGGCTGGGACATCGAGCGCGAGACGGTCGCCGAACTCGCCGTCCTGATGCTCGCACGCGTCGACGGCAAGTCGCCCGTCGAGTACGTCGACGGGACGGTTGCGAACGCCCTCCGCCGCGTCGCCAAACGCACCCTCCGTGGCGACGCCGAGACCCTGGCCGCGTTCGCGGGCCTCGCCCGCGAGGAGGCCGCGGCGCTATGA
- the eno gene encoding phosphopyruvate hydratase gives MRIDAVDAWEVLDSRGDPTVRVRVDAGDASGTFTVPAGASTGAHEAVERRDGGDRYGGRGVRDACVAVRNDLASAVEGRPVTDQEGIDAALVDRDGTDDLSTLGANAVLGVSGAVAHAAADATGRPLYEVLAPDSGSGDLPMPMINVLSGGLHAAADLPIQDFLAVPVGAGTYPDALETVWEVRRAAGARIGAERRSGGDHPPAVADEGGFVPPVADADAAFELLVGAIRDAGYDPGDEVAIAVDVAATHFYDADADGYALAGETLDRAAMIDRVVGWIDDYPVRSVEDPLAEDDWAGWERLADRVGDRVQLLGDDLLATNADRLDRAVASGAANAALVKPNQAGTITRTRRVLEAAQDADWAPVVSARSGETCDWTIADLAVALDAGQIKIGSLARSERLAKYNRLLGIDRASDGGFAGEAALAPRE, from the coding sequence ATGAGGATCGACGCCGTCGACGCTTGGGAAGTCCTGGACTCGCGGGGCGACCCCACGGTCCGGGTTCGCGTGGATGCGGGCGACGCGAGCGGCACGTTCACCGTCCCCGCCGGGGCCAGTACGGGCGCTCACGAGGCGGTCGAGCGCCGCGACGGCGGCGACCGCTACGGCGGGCGGGGCGTGCGCGACGCCTGTGTGGCCGTCCGAAACGACCTCGCGTCCGCTGTCGAGGGGCGGCCGGTGACCGATCAGGAAGGGATCGACGCGGCCCTCGTCGACCGCGACGGCACCGACGACCTCTCGACCCTCGGCGCCAACGCCGTCCTCGGGGTTTCGGGGGCTGTCGCTCACGCCGCCGCGGACGCGACGGGTCGCCCGCTCTACGAGGTGCTCGCGCCCGATTCGGGGTCGGGCGACCTGCCGATGCCCATGATCAACGTCCTGAGTGGCGGCCTCCACGCCGCGGCCGATCTGCCGATCCAGGACTTCCTCGCCGTGCCCGTCGGCGCCGGGACGTACCCCGACGCCCTCGAAACCGTGTGGGAGGTGCGGCGGGCGGCCGGCGCGCGCATCGGCGCGGAACGGCGTTCCGGGGGCGACCACCCGCCCGCCGTCGCCGACGAGGGAGGCTTCGTCCCGCCCGTCGCCGACGCGGACGCGGCCTTCGAGTTGCTGGTCGGCGCCATCCGCGACGCGGGCTACGACCCCGGCGACGAGGTCGCCATCGCCGTCGACGTGGCGGCGACCCATTTCTACGACGCCGACGCCGACGGGTACGCGCTCGCCGGCGAGACGCTCGACCGGGCGGCGATGATCGACCGCGTCGTCGGCTGGATCGACGACTACCCCGTCCGCTCGGTCGAGGACCCCCTCGCGGAGGACGACTGGGCGGGCTGGGAACGGCTGGCCGACCGCGTCGGCGACCGGGTGCAGTTGCTCGGCGACGATCTGCTGGCGACGAACGCCGACCGGCTGGACCGAGCCGTCGCGTCGGGCGCCGCCAACGCCGCCCTCGTCAAGCCGAATCAGGCGGGGACGATCACGCGTACGCGTCGCGTCCTCGAGGCGGCTCAGGACGCGGACTGGGCGCCCGTCGTCTCCGCGCGCTCCGGCGAGACCTGCGACTGGACCATCGCGGATCTGGCCGTCGCCCTCGACGCCGGACAGATCAAGATCGGCTCGCTCGCCCGGTCGGAACGCCTCGCGAAGTACAACCGCTTGCTCGGCATCGACCGCGCCTCAGACGGCGGGTTCGCCGGTGAGGCGGCGCTGGCGCCGCGCGAGTAA
- a CDS encoding HFX_2341 family transcriptional regulator domain-containing protein encodes MNVAERVHVMPLGFEHDRIVEPAVEYRADRVILLDWIADDIDRPSYHDDVFADLSAAGIDTERRDCRLFDLYDSIGVIADIVTAEATPDDDADVANEVYVNLATGSKITAIGGMIACMVTGAASPYYVRAERYASGAEPVGYGMELAIDLPTYPMDCPDRQQVAVLDRVVEAGPQSKKGLIRFGADRDLPFIRDCDRPFDAAGKPTKQSYARLRRHVVDPLADRGFVAVESVGTTRQVRATEAGRNARTAFAFLLDG; translated from the coding sequence ATGAACGTCGCCGAGCGCGTCCACGTGATGCCGCTGGGGTTCGAGCACGACCGGATCGTCGAGCCGGCCGTCGAGTACCGCGCGGATCGGGTGATCCTCTTGGACTGGATCGCGGACGATATCGACCGCCCGTCGTACCACGACGACGTGTTCGCCGATCTGTCGGCGGCGGGCATCGACACGGAGCGGCGGGACTGCCGGCTGTTCGATCTCTATGACTCCATCGGGGTCATCGCCGACATCGTGACCGCGGAGGCGACGCCGGACGACGACGCCGACGTCGCCAACGAGGTGTACGTGAATCTCGCGACCGGGAGTAAGATCACCGCCATCGGCGGGATGATCGCCTGCATGGTGACCGGCGCCGCCAGCCCCTACTACGTCCGGGCCGAACGCTACGCGTCGGGGGCGGAGCCGGTCGGCTACGGGATGGAACTCGCCATCGATCTGCCGACGTATCCGATGGACTGCCCGGACCGCCAACAGGTCGCCGTTCTCGACCGGGTGGTCGAAGCCGGACCACAGTCGAAAAAGGGGCTGATCCGCTTCGGCGCCGACCGCGACCTTCCATTCATCCGCGACTGTGACCGTCCGTTCGACGCCGCGGGCAAGCCGACCAAGCAGTCCTACGCGCGGCTCCGCCGACACGTCGTCGATCCGCTCGCCGACCGCGGGTTCGTCGCCGTCGAGTCCGTCGGCACGACGCGCCAGGTTCGGGCGACCGAAGCCGGCCGGAACGCCCGTACGGCCTTCGCGTTCCTACTCGACGGCTAG